A genomic stretch from Vibrio cortegadensis includes:
- a CDS encoding endonuclease/exonuclease/phosphatase family protein — MPNPDAITFTTINLFNYVEPPNAYYDFENILTQEEWQKKQKWFHDKISQLNSDVIGFQEVFSPNALEKQLNQLGYPYFCTVDEPKAEDGYLFHSPVVAIASRFPVVKCQPVVPDNEFIARFETSTDFSFNRIPVHASIELPHIGITDCYVVHFKSQRPKEPIELENRAEPEPIAYEKKQLNSLHDEQFGSWLSTLQRGLEANLLHRYITTQREKTDQAVVLMGDFNKPLFNEEFSGLLSCELRRDRFSLEWLAPFQLKDSWDIYCQLNGVDLLEDRAPTHYYGAKGSVLDYILLSNEFDCHNSSNILEVVKYKVTDQHIINPSFEHDQFSTDHALVSITAQIRHA, encoded by the coding sequence TTGCCTAATCCTGATGCAATCACCTTCACCACCATTAATCTTTTCAATTATGTTGAGCCACCCAATGCTTACTACGATTTTGAAAATATTTTGACGCAAGAAGAGTGGCAAAAAAAACAGAAATGGTTTCACGACAAAATCAGCCAGTTAAATTCTGATGTTATTGGTTTTCAAGAAGTCTTTAGCCCCAACGCACTAGAAAAACAGCTTAACCAACTCGGTTATCCCTACTTTTGTACCGTTGATGAACCCAAAGCCGAAGATGGCTATCTATTCCACTCTCCGGTGGTTGCCATTGCATCACGTTTTCCGGTTGTGAAGTGCCAACCTGTAGTACCGGACAATGAGTTCATCGCTCGATTTGAAACGAGCACTGATTTTTCATTTAATCGAATTCCAGTACATGCCAGCATTGAATTGCCTCATATAGGCATTACAGATTGTTATGTGGTGCATTTCAAATCTCAACGTCCAAAAGAACCCATCGAGTTAGAAAATAGAGCAGAGCCAGAACCCATTGCTTATGAAAAAAAACAGCTGAACTCATTACATGATGAACAGTTTGGTTCATGGCTATCCACTCTTCAACGCGGCCTTGAAGCGAATTTACTGCATCGCTACATCACTACTCAAAGAGAAAAAACCGATCAAGCAGTCGTATTAATGGGCGATTTCAATAAGCCCCTATTCAACGAAGAATTTAGTGGCTTACTCTCCTGTGAATTAAGGCGCGATAGATTTAGCCTAGAGTGGCTCGCACCATTTCAACTCAAAGACAGTTGGGATATTTATTGCCAATTGAACGGTGTCGACTTATTAGAAGATAGAGCGCCAACTCATTATTACGGAGCAAAAGGATCGGTATTGGATTACATACTGTTATCTAATGAGTTCGACTGTCATAACTCATCTAATATTCTAGAGGTGGTGAAATATAAGGTAACGGATCAACATATCATCAACCCTAGTTTTGAACACGATCAATTCAGTACCGATCATGCATTAGTTTCAA